From Hemiscyllium ocellatum isolate sHemOce1 unplaced genomic scaffold, sHemOce1.pat.X.cur. scaffold_625_pat_ctg1, whole genome shotgun sequence, the proteins below share one genomic window:
- the LOC132814027 gene encoding UDP-glucuronosyltransferase 2C1-like, which yields MARGSWESWGSWLKIAAVMVLLSPPTCCSNILVVPVDGSHWLNMRVLLEELHARGHNISVLRSSSSQYIAEEPSLYHCFTMSLHGKLGITEDQEMLSQFLLESLEILRGGLTLTAFVRNTQIIRKMLWETHHKQREFIRLLFEDGALMEKLQGAGFALVLTDPFFPAGVMLAHHLQLPLVCHTRWLSFGDGHYLIAPSPPSYVPVVGSRYTANMSFLQRLANAMHYIITVKLGSAMIHPSYDELCHRFLGPGTDIESLTQRADLWLMKVDFVFEFPRPTMPNVVYIGGMQCHPARPLPPDLEEFARGSGEHGVVFMSLGTLVTQIPAELVETIAEAFAQLPQRVIWKYQGDRPANLGNNTLLVRWAPQNDVLGDPRTRAFISHGGTNSIYEAIYHGVPVLGLPLIFDQYDNLVRLESRGASLTLDVGRLDSRQLLEGLREVLSQPSYREAMARLSALHRDQPQTPLQRAAFWVEFVLRHGGATHLRTTSSGLPWYAYYSLDVALCLGVVVASLTGLALLAIRRLYRALRRVKQKQS from the coding sequence ATGGCCCGTGGCAGCTGGGAGAGCTGGGGAAGTTGGCTGAAGATTGCAGCGGTGATGGTATTGCTGTCTCCACCCACCTGCTGCTCCAACATCCTAGTGGTGCCAGTGGACGGCAGCCACTGGCTCAACATGCGAGTGCTGCTGGAGGAGCTGCATGCCCGGGGACACAACATCAGTGTGCTGCGCTCGTCCTCCAGCCAGTACATCGCTGAGGAGCCCTCACTCTACCACTGCTTCACCATGTCCCTGCATGGCAAGCTGGGCATCACAGAGGACCAAGAGATGTTGTCGCAGTTCCTGCTGGAATCGCTGGAGATCCTGCGCGGGGGGCTGACCCTGACTGCCTTCGTGCGCAACACCCAGATCATCCGCAAGATGCTGTGGGAGACTCACCACAAGCAGCGGGAGTTCATCCGGCTCCTGTTTGAGGACGGCGCGCTGATGGAGAAGCTGCAAGGAGCCGGGTTCGCCCTGGTGCTGACCGATCCCTTCTTCCCGGCCGGTGTGATGCTGGCCCACCACTTGCAGCTGCCTCTGGTCTGCCACACCCGCTGGCTGTCCTTCGGTGACGGCCACTATTTGATCGCGCCATCGCCCCCCTCCTACGTGCCCGTGGTGGGCTCGCGCTACACCGCCAACATGTCCTTCCTGCAGCGACTGGCCAACGCCATGCACTACATCATCACTGTCAAGCTGGGCAGCGCCATGATACACCCCAGCTACGACGAGCTGTGCCACCGGTTCCTGGGGCCGGGCACCGACATCGAGAGCCTGACGCAGCGCGCCGACCTGTGGCTGATGAAGGTGGACTTTGTCTTTGAGTTCCCGCGGCCCACCATGCCCAATGTGGTCTACATTGGGGGGATGCAGTGCCACCCAGCCCGGCCTCTGCCGCCAGACCTGGAAGAGTTCGCTCGGGGCTCTGGGGAGCACGGAGTGGTCTTCATGTCACTGGGCACCCTGGTGACACAGATCCCCGCCGAGCTGGTAGAAACCATCGCCGAGGCTTTCGCCCAGCTGCCCCAGAGGGTGATCTGGAAGTACCAGGGCGACAGGCCGGCAAACCTGGGCAACAACACCCTCCTGGTGCGCTGGGCGCCGCAGAATGACGTCCTCGGGGACCCCCGGACCCGGGCCTTCATCTCCCACGGCGGCACCAACAGCATCTACGAGGCCATCTACCACGGGGTGCCGGTGCTGGGCCTGCCCCTGATCTTCGACCAGTACGACAACCTGGTCCGGCTGGAGAGCCGGGGTGCTTCCCTGACCCTGGACGTGGGCCGCCTGGACTCCCGGCAGCTGCTGGAAGGCCTGAGGGAGGTCCTGAGCCAGCCCTCTTACCGGGAGGCCATGGCCCGGCTCTCGGCCCTGCACCGCGACCAGCCGCAGACCCCGTTGCAACGCGCTGCCTTCTGGGTGGAGTTTGTCCTGCGGCACGGCGGAGCTACCCACCTGCGGACCACCTCCTCCGGCCTGCCCTGGTACGCCTACTACAGCCTGGACGTGGCACTGTGCCTGGGCGTGGTTGTGGCGTCCCTCACCGGGCTGGCCCTCCTGGCCATAAGGAGGCTGTACCGAGCCctgaggagggtgaagcagaaaCAGTCCTAA